The following DNA comes from SAR324 cluster bacterium.
TATCGCCTTAACCCCAATCAGGTTTGAATCTGGATTTTAGTTTACTTCGCATTCGTAATGTAAACATTCCCCCAGTACCAGTCGTTACCCCAGTGTTTTCCAGAAATTCCATTGGAATCAGGCACTCGGAAGCTGTCACCCTGGACATATGGCTTGAAGAGATCTCCCTGCCAGCGATGGGCAATAAAGACTCCTCCGACATCATCTACCAGGATCTTTTGAGCATCACGGAACATCTGCTCCCGCTTTTTGTCATCTCCAACCAGGTTGCTGGCTTCAGCTACCATGCTGTCAAACTTTTCGTTCGTCCAAGAGTGTCGTCCTGAAGAAACCCAGATGCCTAATAAGTTGGCGGGATCCAGAAAGTCCATTCCATAAGAAACAGCTCCTAGAGTCAGCTGTGTCGGTTTGGCATTGAGGGCATCCATGTATACCTTCCCGTCCTTGTTGGAAACCTCAATTTGGATGTTCAGGCACTGTGCAATCGAGGCTGCAGAAGCTTGGTAGACGGCACTCATCGCTGGACCCTCCCCACGGAGCCACATTTCCTGGTCTGGGAACCCTTTGCCATCAGGGTAGCCTGCGTCAGCTAGATGTTTCTTGGCCTTCGGGCAGTCAAAGGTCTGGTATTGCGTCAACTCACCCTTGGTGTCCGAAGCAGGATAACCCGGCATCAACATGGAATGGGCGGGCATCGCTTTGATTTCACCGTAGACGTTTTTGACGATAGCATCGCGATCTAGAGCGTAAGCAAATGCCTTGCGAACATTCAGATCATTGAAGGGGGCTGTGTAGGTATCAAAGAGCAAATAGTCTGTCCGGAAATCCCCAAAATGTCGGAGATAATTTTCTTTCAGAGTTGGATCACTCTCGATAATTTTGAAGTCAGCAGGAGTCAGGTACTCATAAGGCACCGTATCGACCTCACCCTGTTGGAATGCAGTGAAGAAAGTCGCCGGTGACATATAAATGCCTTCAATTCTCTGTAAGCGAGCGGGTCGGTAGCCCTTGTAATTGGGGTTGGCTTCAACAACAATTCGATTGCCTGGATCAAACTCTGTCAATACATAAGGCCCTGCGGAAACAGAGGTATCAGGATCGTTGTTGTAGTAGGGTCCGTGTGCTTCCAAAGCTTTCTTGGAAAGCAGGAAGGCAAATTTCATAACTCCAGGTAGTGGAGGGAAGACTCCTTCAGTTTCCACTTCTAGAGTCAGGTCATCTACGGCGCGTATGCCCAGGGCAGAGGTGGGCATTTCTCCAGCAACAACCTTACTCCAGTTTTTGATGCCACCAGCTCCAATGAATGAATAAAACCAAGTAAAATCCCAAGCGCTTGAGGGATCAGCTGAGTAGCGGAAGGTTGCTTCATAATCAGCCGCAGTTAACGGGGTACCGTCACTCCACTGAAGACCTTTGCTGAGCTTGAAAGTCCAGACTTTCCCACTGGCATCTA
Coding sequences within:
- a CDS encoding peptide ABC transporter substrate-binding protein translates to MKLNESKRSSGWCRFLKFSKQIVGGTTLLSALCLAPSAVLAGGHGLPKDAAPADQQVLRVPCDNTRNEVTFDFAVAVYQRYACIADLFQDTLVDLDKDFNVIPAAAESWSVDASGKVWTFKLSKGLQWSDGTPLTAADYEATFRYSADPSSAWDFTWFYSFIGAGGIKNWSKVVAGEMPTSALGIRAVDDLTLEVETEGVFPPLPGVMKFAFLLSKKALEAHGPYYNNDPDTSVSAGPYVLTEFDPGNRIVVEANPNYKGYRPARLQRIEGIYMSPATFFTAFQQGEVDTVPYEYLTPADFKIIESDPTLKENYLRHFGDFRTDYLLFDTYTAPFNDLNVRKAFAYALDRDAIVKNVYGEIKAMPAHSMLMPGYPASDTKGELTQYQTFDCPKAKKHLADAGYPDGKGFPDQEMWLRGEGPAMSAVYQASAASIAQCLNIQIEVSNKDGKVYMDALNAKPTQLTLGAVSYGMDFLDPANLLGIWVSSGRHSWTNEKFDSMVAEASNLVGDDKKREQMFRDAQKILVDDVGGVFIAHRWQGDLFKPYVQGDSFRVPDSNGISGKHWGNDWYWGNVYITNAK